Proteins encoded together in one Rubripirellula reticaptiva window:
- a CDS encoding efflux RND transporter permease subunit has product MLNLIIRFCVKEPWLVVLLTIGLSVAGWVSFKSIPIDAIPNIGENQVIVLTPWPGRSPKDIEDQVTYPLSVSLLAVPGAESVRGKSMFGYSFVQVTFKDEIDFYWARSRVSEQLGSAASQLPDGVVPQLGPDATGLGQVYYYTLQPPNEGMGLAELRSMQDFVVKYELQAVEGVSEVASIGGYVRQYQIEVDPDKLRFHNVSLDKLAMAIKGSNVDVGAKTVETTGMEFIVRSKGFLGSGGDKDKAVEDIEDTVIMQRDGVPVRVRDIAAVQIGPDFRRGALDYNGAEAVGGVVVMRYGENPRVVIDRVKEKIAAITPSLQGVTIHGVYDRSGLIDETMATLTHALRDEIIITAIIILLFLLHIRSSFVVAICLPAAVLMSFIAMRVVGVGANIMSLAGIAIAIGTMVDMAIIVSENIYQHLSDWESGSAEARIKQPRAEVVYEATVEVAPAVVTAVATTIVSFLPVFFLTGRDYKLFSPLAYTKTFAIAAAMIAAVTIVPALCRLMLRSNVRRKSTALVSALSLSGLLGAVSHFLWGSRLAERFGLDTWIVTAVAAMIGFIGGWQLMRERIRPIEEIPSSRFVRWIYAARLRHALNHKAFALSFPLVLLFIGVGAYIGMPTVMRPIEKFANLFGAELNDFPGYVDAKHVFTGLQSDDWIALDEGSWFYMPTLYPAASFSQAMQVLQTQDVLIGQIPEVKDVLGKIGRVESALDPAPAAMVETYVMLKPESQWREGVTARDVWDEINRVATLPGVTPASALQPIEGRVVMLQSGIKAPMAIRVYGDKLDTLADAAMDVAAELKKSPLINAGTVNPDIVLGKPYVEFTVDREAASRYGMSSSMVNQVIETALGGMNLIKTVEGRERYPVRLRYNRDLREQIDGLKRLPVVTHSGAVVPLQELAKLETTWGPGAINSENGRLVAHVSFMANGSKGDLESVAAIEEQLRKAQSLPPSDPNRLSLPAGYSLEAVGSFRNQIEANRRLMWIIPLVICINLMLLYMEFRNFSISLAVFSGIPVAFAGGMIAVATMGVELNTAVWVGFIALFGLAVDDGVVMATYIHQLLKKRKIESVEDIRNVVYEAGLKRIRPCMMTTVTTLAALIPVLIATGRGADVARAMAIPVFGGMLAEPFTSFIVPTLYCGYLELKMRFGFQDELWEGTEAMPEEELMKAA; this is encoded by the coding sequence ATGTTAAATCTAATCATTCGCTTTTGCGTCAAAGAACCTTGGCTGGTCGTACTGCTGACGATCGGCTTGAGCGTTGCCGGCTGGGTAAGTTTCAAGTCGATCCCAATCGACGCGATTCCCAACATTGGCGAGAACCAAGTCATCGTGCTGACGCCTTGGCCGGGTCGCTCGCCGAAGGACATCGAAGACCAGGTCACCTATCCGCTCAGCGTTTCGTTACTGGCTGTGCCGGGTGCCGAATCGGTGCGTGGCAAGAGCATGTTCGGCTACAGCTTCGTGCAGGTCACGTTCAAGGACGAAATTGACTTCTATTGGGCACGCAGTCGAGTTTCTGAGCAACTCGGCAGTGCGGCGTCACAGTTGCCCGATGGCGTTGTGCCACAACTTGGGCCAGACGCGACGGGCCTAGGGCAGGTCTACTACTACACATTGCAGCCACCTAATGAAGGCATGGGTCTTGCGGAACTTCGCAGCATGCAAGACTTCGTCGTGAAGTATGAGTTGCAAGCCGTCGAGGGCGTTAGCGAGGTTGCTTCGATCGGCGGTTACGTTCGCCAGTATCAGATCGAAGTGGATCCCGACAAGCTGCGATTCCATAACGTGTCGCTGGACAAATTGGCGATGGCGATCAAGGGATCGAACGTTGACGTCGGAGCGAAAACCGTCGAAACGACTGGCATGGAGTTTATCGTCCGCAGTAAGGGCTTCCTCGGCTCGGGTGGTGACAAGGACAAGGCGGTCGAGGACATCGAGGACACCGTCATCATGCAGCGTGACGGCGTTCCCGTTCGCGTCCGTGACATTGCCGCTGTGCAGATTGGTCCTGACTTTCGCCGCGGTGCGTTGGATTACAACGGAGCCGAAGCCGTTGGCGGCGTAGTCGTAATGCGATACGGCGAGAACCCACGCGTCGTGATCGACCGAGTGAAAGAAAAGATCGCCGCGATTACGCCATCGCTGCAAGGCGTAACCATCCATGGCGTCTATGATCGCAGCGGACTGATTGACGAGACGATGGCGACGCTGACGCATGCGTTGCGTGACGAAATCATCATCACGGCGATCATCATCCTGTTGTTCTTACTGCACATTCGCAGCAGTTTTGTCGTCGCAATTTGTTTGCCTGCCGCCGTACTGATGTCGTTCATCGCGATGCGGGTAGTCGGCGTCGGTGCGAACATCATGTCGCTCGCCGGCATCGCGATCGCGATCGGCACGATGGTCGACATGGCAATCATCGTTTCGGAGAACATTTACCAACACCTTTCTGATTGGGAATCAGGAAGCGCAGAGGCGAGAATCAAGCAACCTCGTGCGGAAGTTGTCTACGAAGCAACGGTAGAAGTCGCACCAGCCGTCGTAACTGCCGTGGCGACAACCATCGTCAGCTTTCTGCCGGTCTTCTTTTTGACCGGTCGCGATTACAAGCTATTTTCGCCGCTGGCTTATACCAAGACATTTGCGATTGCTGCAGCAATGATCGCGGCCGTCACGATCGTGCCGGCTTTATGTCGATTGATGCTGCGAAGCAATGTACGTCGCAAATCAACCGCGTTGGTTTCTGCGTTGTCGCTCTCCGGATTGCTAGGTGCCGTATCACATTTCCTTTGGGGATCGCGACTGGCAGAACGCTTTGGCCTGGATACTTGGATTGTGACCGCAGTCGCAGCCATGATCGGCTTCATTGGCGGTTGGCAGTTGATGCGAGAACGAATTCGACCCATCGAAGAAATTCCGTCGAGCCGCTTCGTTCGCTGGATTTACGCGGCGCGACTGCGACATGCGCTCAATCACAAAGCATTCGCACTCTCTTTTCCGCTAGTGCTGCTGTTCATCGGTGTAGGAGCCTACATTGGAATGCCGACAGTGATGCGTCCGATCGAGAAGTTCGCGAACCTATTTGGTGCCGAGCTGAATGATTTCCCCGGCTACGTCGACGCCAAGCACGTCTTCACGGGTTTGCAAAGTGACGACTGGATCGCCTTGGACGAGGGAAGTTGGTTCTACATGCCGACGCTGTACCCGGCGGCGAGCTTCTCGCAAGCGATGCAGGTCTTACAAACCCAGGACGTGCTGATCGGCCAGATTCCCGAAGTCAAAGATGTGCTCGGCAAGATAGGCCGCGTGGAATCGGCGCTCGATCCCGCGCCCGCAGCGATGGTCGAAACGTATGTGATGCTGAAACCTGAAAGCCAGTGGCGAGAGGGCGTCACTGCACGCGATGTGTGGGATGAGATCAACCGCGTCGCGACGTTACCGGGCGTCACGCCGGCCTCGGCGCTGCAGCCGATCGAAGGTCGTGTCGTGATGTTGCAGTCCGGTATCAAGGCACCGATGGCCATCCGTGTTTACGGCGACAAGCTGGACACGCTCGCCGACGCCGCAATGGACGTCGCCGCCGAGTTAAAGAAGTCACCACTGATCAATGCCGGCACGGTCAATCCCGACATTGTGCTCGGCAAGCCCTACGTCGAGTTCACTGTCGATCGTGAGGCAGCGTCACGCTACGGAATGAGTTCGTCGATGGTGAACCAGGTCATCGAGACGGCACTCGGCGGAATGAATCTGATCAAGACGGTCGAAGGCCGAGAGCGTTATCCCGTGCGGCTTCGATACAACCGTGACCTTCGCGAACAGATCGACGGGCTGAAACGTTTGCCAGTCGTCACGCACTCAGGTGCTGTTGTGCCGCTGCAAGAACTCGCAAAGCTGGAAACGACCTGGGGGCCAGGTGCGATTAACAGTGAAAACGGGCGACTGGTCGCTCACGTTTCTTTCATGGCCAATGGTAGCAAAGGCGACTTGGAATCGGTCGCTGCGATCGAAGAACAACTCCGCAAAGCGCAATCTCTTCCACCATCGGATCCCAATCGCCTGTCATTGCCAGCTGGCTACTCCCTTGAAGCCGTTGGAAGTTTCCGAAACCAGATCGAGGCAAACCGGCGATTAATGTGGATCATTCCGCTGGTCATCTGCATCAATCTGATGTTGCTCTACATGGAGTTCCGCAACTTCTCGATTTCGTTGGCCGTGTTCTCCGGTATCCCGGTCGCATTTGCCGGCGGCATGATCGCCGTCGCAACGATGGGCGTGGAACTCAACACGGCGGTGTGGGTTGGCTTCATCGCCCTGTTCGGTCTGGCGGTCGACGATGGCGTCGTGATGGCGACCTACATCCATCAACTTCTCAAGAAACGCAAAATCGAATCGGTCGAAGACATTCGCAATGTGGTTTACGAAGCCGGCCTGAAACGTATTCGACCTTGCATGATGACGACCGTGACGACGCTTGCCGCGTTAATTCCGGTGTTGATCGCGACGGGCCGTGGGGCTGACGTTGCCCGAGCGATGGCGATTCCAGTGTTCGGAGGAATGCTAGCCGAACCATTCACTTCATTCATCGTGCCGACACTCTATTGCGGCTATCTGGAATTGAAAATGCGATTTGGATTTCAAGACGAGCTTTGGGAAGGAACCGAAGCGATGCCGGAGGAGGAACTCATGAAAGCGGCATAA
- a CDS encoding efflux RND transporter periplasmic adaptor subunit translates to MNQDEPIKPDEADVDDQVSNVDADAPTDSEPVETATEATIPPVEAQPSVPQSGGGMKWLIRTGVQAATIVTVAGLVFFLLGIAQRTKWLTADGFSGSKGEAVAEAGGGEDKRYICPMMCTPPSTEPGRCPVCAMELVEATGGGGGDGISVTIEASARRLVGIQTAMSTMGEVNRTIRTIGSIDFDESQLSTISAYIDGRLEKMYANYAGVKVNEGDDLALIYSPQLYTAQTEFIMSMNSDGKIGRFQISGGDLNKMARENLAELGMTQGQIDQLGQSGKPMSRIRIKSPQSGTVIEKSAVEGDYVKTGHKLYRVADLSSVWLMLDLFPDDASAVRFGQQVEAEIQSMPGEVFTGRVAFIDPTVNATTRTVRVRVEIMNFDGKLRPGDYATARVTVPAIPMDQVYDPALANKFISPMHPQVIRDQPGKCPLCDMDLVPTSQLGFAAEPLPMQQVVTVPRDAVLLAGENSVIYVETEPGRFEIRRVTVGPMNRKEAVIVEGLSAGETVATGGNFLIDSQMQLAGNPSLMDPTKAPSYSPGPLELPNSIPVMLATDAGKALDRTYDAYFEIQCAMAADQTPPPVALNTLIAGLRELEMSAGVPDDAQRKFAIARRAASRMDGSLETAREAYRGVSHAMLKAATVARGPKTAVKLTHYYCPMVPGGGGDWMQPGGDLQNPYWGSEMLTCGEVVRDMAMPVGEVPSIARTVQ, encoded by the coding sequence ATGAATCAGGACGAACCAATCAAGCCCGATGAAGCCGACGTTGACGACCAAGTCAGCAACGTGGATGCGGATGCGCCGACCGATAGCGAGCCAGTCGAGACTGCGACGGAAGCAACAATACCGCCAGTTGAAGCTCAACCGAGCGTTCCACAAAGTGGTGGCGGAATGAAGTGGCTCATACGCACAGGCGTGCAAGCCGCAACTATCGTCACCGTCGCCGGCCTCGTGTTTTTCCTACTCGGTATCGCACAGCGAACGAAGTGGTTGACCGCTGACGGATTTTCGGGCAGCAAAGGCGAAGCCGTGGCGGAAGCTGGCGGTGGCGAAGACAAGCGATACATCTGTCCGATGATGTGTACGCCGCCATCAACGGAACCGGGTCGTTGCCCGGTTTGTGCGATGGAATTGGTCGAAGCGACCGGCGGCGGAGGCGGCGACGGTATCTCGGTCACGATTGAGGCCTCGGCCCGTCGACTCGTTGGCATTCAAACCGCCATGTCCACGATGGGTGAAGTCAATCGAACCATCCGCACCATCGGCTCGATCGACTTCGATGAAAGCCAACTGTCGACCATCAGTGCGTACATCGACGGCCGTTTGGAAAAGATGTACGCCAACTACGCCGGCGTGAAGGTTAACGAAGGCGACGATCTGGCGTTGATCTACAGCCCCCAGCTTTATACCGCCCAAACCGAGTTCATCATGAGCATGAACAGCGACGGAAAAATCGGACGCTTTCAAATCTCTGGCGGCGATCTGAACAAGATGGCACGCGAGAATTTGGCTGAGCTTGGCATGACGCAGGGTCAGATCGACCAGCTGGGGCAGTCCGGAAAACCAATGTCGCGAATCCGCATCAAGTCACCGCAGAGTGGAACGGTAATCGAGAAGTCGGCGGTCGAAGGCGACTATGTCAAAACAGGACACAAGCTCTATCGAGTCGCCGACCTGAGCAGTGTTTGGTTGATGCTTGACCTGTTTCCCGACGACGCATCGGCGGTTCGATTCGGCCAACAAGTTGAAGCGGAAATTCAGTCGATGCCGGGCGAAGTGTTTACCGGCCGCGTTGCGTTCATTGATCCTACGGTCAATGCAACGACTCGAACGGTTCGTGTACGTGTTGAGATCATGAATTTCGACGGCAAGCTGCGACCAGGCGACTACGCGACCGCTCGCGTCACCGTTCCCGCGATACCCATGGACCAAGTTTACGATCCGGCACTTGCGAACAAGTTCATCAGCCCGATGCACCCGCAAGTCATCCGCGACCAGCCGGGCAAGTGCCCGCTTTGCGATATGGATTTGGTGCCGACATCGCAGCTTGGATTCGCGGCGGAGCCGTTGCCGATGCAGCAGGTCGTCACCGTTCCTCGCGACGCCGTGCTGTTGGCCGGCGAGAACAGTGTGATCTATGTCGAAACTGAACCGGGACGTTTTGAGATTCGCCGAGTCACGGTTGGCCCGATGAATCGCAAAGAAGCCGTGATCGTCGAAGGGCTTTCGGCTGGCGAGACGGTCGCCACTGGAGGCAACTTCTTGATCGACTCACAGATGCAGCTTGCCGGTAACCCCTCATTGATGGACCCGACGAAGGCACCGAGCTATTCGCCAGGACCGCTTGAGCTTCCCAATTCCATTCCGGTCATGTTGGCGACCGACGCTGGCAAAGCGCTTGATCGCACCTACGACGCCTACTTCGAGATTCAATGTGCGATGGCGGCCGACCAAACGCCTCCGCCCGTCGCCTTGAACACTCTAATCGCAGGACTCCGCGAGCTGGAAATGTCGGCCGGCGTCCCCGACGATGCCCAACGTAAGTTCGCAATCGCCCGCCGTGCGGCGTCTCGCATGGATGGATCGTTGGAAACCGCTCGCGAAGCTTACCGCGGCGTCAGTCACGCGATGTTGAAAGCGGCGACGGTTGCTCGTGGCCCGAAGACGGCCGTGAAGCTAACGCATTACTACTGTCCGATGGTTCCCGGTGGAGGTGGCGACTGGATGCAGCCCGGCGGCGATTTGCAGAACCCGTACTGGGGTAGCGAGATGCTGACTTGCGGCGAAGTCGTTCGTGACATGGCGATGCCGGTTGGCGAAGTTCCCTCGATCGCTCGCACCGTGCAGTAA
- a CDS encoding TolC family protein produces the protein MDRHSSRPGRTQAKRLLLAALVAASVSGCASERGVQVAKVTAPVAASTPTSVATSDVDWQQVLSEPETAVVQPVVFNDGVVIASPAVFAQPPQEDSKRSFGDFLQLDPPKGDESKGVKEDGEKDGDEPDLIEKGDEQDGRKDDKDTEGKDSKDRESDEKEGSEDGEADRTAERIATPALNGQPVEYFVGTALARHPKILAARQRVAAATNVIPQAKALPDPTFNNTFWPLHDTAIQTAAGRVANQMSVNQKVPFPDKLKTKAVIASREVQIAQTEVDAIAREITESVRLAYYEVWFATRAIDIIEETKDLVADLTDVAEARYRSGGSQQDVLRAQLETDRLDEQLITLARQKLVAQADLATLLQQPVGILPEATDELSITDTPQQIEELIALAEQCNPKLRGLAWEIQRDRDKERLACLQQYPDFSVGLNWGLVSDNHDVLSPVANGNDQLSVSFGTTLPIWREKINAGVREAAHRRSSTTRRLEAERDELYGKIRRLIVQADALVEQRDIYEERIIPRTEDTLKLSIADYRGKRTDFFTLIETYRELLMFETQLARIDATLAGTIAQLDRTVGCPYTTESR, from the coding sequence ATGGATCGGCATTCTTCGAGACCCGGAAGAACCCAAGCGAAGCGCCTGCTGCTAGCAGCATTGGTTGCCGCGTCGGTGTCCGGTTGTGCCTCCGAGCGTGGTGTTCAGGTAGCAAAAGTCACCGCTCCGGTCGCCGCTTCCACCCCGACTTCGGTCGCGACCAGTGACGTCGATTGGCAGCAAGTCCTTAGCGAGCCGGAAACAGCCGTCGTTCAGCCCGTTGTCTTCAACGACGGAGTAGTGATCGCATCGCCCGCCGTCTTCGCTCAACCACCCCAGGAAGACAGCAAACGAAGCTTCGGAGACTTTCTGCAACTCGATCCGCCCAAGGGAGATGAATCGAAGGGAGTGAAGGAAGATGGGGAGAAGGATGGTGATGAACCGGACTTGATTGAAAAGGGCGACGAGCAGGACGGGAGGAAAGACGACAAAGACACCGAAGGCAAAGACTCCAAGGATCGGGAATCCGACGAAAAGGAAGGCTCCGAAGATGGTGAGGCCGATCGCACTGCCGAGCGGATCGCGACGCCCGCGCTCAATGGCCAGCCCGTCGAGTATTTCGTAGGCACGGCCCTCGCACGTCACCCCAAAATCCTCGCCGCCAGGCAACGTGTCGCTGCGGCAACCAATGTTATCCCGCAAGCCAAAGCCTTGCCCGACCCGACGTTCAACAACACGTTCTGGCCATTGCACGATACCGCCATTCAAACCGCGGCTGGCCGGGTCGCCAACCAGATGTCGGTCAACCAAAAGGTGCCGTTTCCTGACAAGCTGAAAACCAAAGCGGTCATCGCCAGCCGCGAAGTGCAAATTGCTCAAACGGAAGTTGACGCGATTGCTCGCGAGATCACCGAGTCAGTTCGTCTCGCCTATTACGAAGTTTGGTTCGCAACCCGCGCGATCGACATCATCGAAGAAACCAAAGACCTCGTTGCCGACCTGACCGACGTTGCTGAGGCACGCTACCGCAGTGGCGGTTCTCAACAAGACGTGCTGCGAGCACAACTCGAAACCGATCGACTCGACGAACAACTCATCACGCTTGCAAGACAAAAGCTGGTTGCCCAAGCCGACCTCGCTACTTTGCTACAGCAACCCGTCGGGATTCTTCCCGAAGCGACGGATGAACTGAGTATCACTGACACGCCACAGCAAATCGAAGAATTGATCGCGTTGGCCGAGCAGTGCAACCCGAAGCTACGCGGCCTCGCATGGGAAATCCAACGCGATCGCGACAAGGAACGCTTGGCCTGCTTGCAGCAGTACCCAGACTTCAGTGTCGGATTGAATTGGGGATTGGTCAGCGACAACCATGATGTCCTTAGCCCAGTGGCCAACGGAAACGATCAACTCAGTGTCAGTTTCGGCACAACATTGCCAATCTGGCGAGAGAAGATCAACGCCGGAGTCCGCGAAGCAGCTCACCGTCGCAGCAGCACGACTCGACGCCTAGAAGCCGAACGCGACGAACTGTACGGCAAGATTCGCCGCCTGATTGTTCAAGCCGACGCCCTGGTCGAGCAACGCGACATCTACGAAGAACGCATCATCCCACGGACAGAAGACACACTCAAACTGTCAATCGCAGACTACCGAGGCAAACGCACCGACTTTTTCACCTTGATCGAAACCTACCGCGAACTGTTGATGTTCGAGACCCAACTCGCCCGCATCGACGCCACATTGGCCGGCACGATCGCTCAATTGGATCGAACAGTCGGCTGCCCGTACACGACGGAATCGCGGTAA
- a CDS encoding RNA polymerase sigma factor — translation MEPSHENPAHDSIDDPTVQAAAAGDRRALREIYEATSDRVFRLMVRMVGIQDADDLTQQVYVRAFSKLSQFSGDAKFETWLYRLATNEALQHLRREKHRRTKELVVEPAMQATDPVEQDERVAIVRHALDQLDPELRAIFTLKEESGLSYQEIAATLGIPEGTVGSRLNRARRELRRLIDTPQ, via the coding sequence ATGGAGCCTTCGCATGAAAACCCTGCTCATGATTCGATTGACGACCCGACGGTGCAAGCTGCTGCGGCCGGCGATCGACGTGCGCTGCGGGAGATTTATGAGGCTACCAGCGATCGGGTATTTCGGCTGATGGTTCGGATGGTCGGCATTCAAGATGCGGACGATCTGACTCAGCAGGTTTACGTGCGAGCGTTTTCCAAACTCAGCCAGTTCAGTGGCGACGCAAAGTTCGAGACTTGGTTGTACCGCCTGGCGACCAACGAAGCCTTGCAGCATCTGCGACGCGAGAAGCATCGCCGGACGAAGGAGTTGGTCGTTGAGCCTGCGATGCAGGCAACCGACCCCGTCGAGCAAGACGAACGAGTCGCAATCGTTCGCCACGCCCTCGATCAACTCGATCCGGAACTAAGGGCGATCTTCACGCTCAAAGAAGAGAGCGGTTTGTCGTACCAAGAGATCGCAGCGACGCTCGGAATTCCCGAAGGCACCGTCGGATCGAGGCTTAATCGGGCGCGGCGGGAACTTCGGAGGTTAATTGACACGCCTCAATGA
- a CDS encoding class I SAM-dependent methyltransferase, producing MPVVARTKSIVSAIKFNWQVQSLPDRVYLRQVMLPAMARMKPANVLLAGTRRYTKRYPELFDREMTAVWTIDFDPSAARFGNGQLHRTGDMCEVDKVFRGVRFDMIHINGLLGFGVDTPEGVRAMITACHRALQPGGHLMLGWDADRTRDPSHNKDITSLFEHTGFIDAPERHEVPGVDGYDHVFDWFWRRDTTHAGSSECPSMGLLR from the coding sequence ATGCCCGTAGTCGCCAGAACCAAGTCGATCGTTTCGGCGATCAAGTTCAATTGGCAAGTCCAATCGTTGCCGGATCGCGTTTATCTTCGACAAGTGATGCTTCCAGCGATGGCGAGGATGAAACCCGCCAATGTGCTGCTTGCTGGAACACGCCGCTACACAAAGCGGTATCCCGAACTCTTTGACCGGGAGATGACGGCGGTTTGGACGATCGACTTCGATCCGTCGGCGGCACGTTTTGGCAACGGTCAACTTCACCGCACTGGCGATATGTGCGAGGTGGACAAGGTCTTTCGTGGCGTCCGCTTCGACATGATTCACATCAACGGGCTCTTGGGCTTCGGCGTCGATACGCCAGAAGGTGTCCGCGCCATGATCACGGCATGCCATCGAGCTTTACAACCCGGCGGCCACCTGATGCTCGGGTGGGACGCCGACCGAACACGCGATCCTTCCCACAACAAAGACATCACTTCCCTTTTTGAGCACACCGGATTCATCGACGCCCCCGAGAGACACGAAGTGCCAGGAGTAGACGGCTACGATCACGTTTTCGACTGGTTTTGGCGTAGAGACACCACACACGCTGGCAGTTCCGAATGTCCATCAATGGGCTTGCTTCGTTAG